One window of the Octopus sinensis linkage group LG9, ASM634580v1, whole genome shotgun sequence genome contains the following:
- the LOC115215495 gene encoding cytosolic carboxypeptidase 6-like — MNLSTGTAQPYTEQGYMKLGRNLARTFLDYYKLSGNITEKPCSNLLLPKAASNPSFVNRERERDREKLVESHSEAWLFDDHFSTHGFQ, encoded by the exons ATGAACCTATCAACTGGGACAGCACAACCTTATACAGAACAAGGAT ATATGAAACTGGGTCGCAACTTGGCAAGGACATTCCTCGATTATTACAAACTCTCTGGAAACATCACAGAAAAGCCTTGCTCAAACCTTCTCCTCCCTAAAGCAGCTTCAAATCCTAGCTTTGTCAAccgagagagggaaagagataggGAAAAGCTGGTTGAGAGCCACAGTGAAGCCTGGTTGTTTGATGATCA